The Dreissena polymorpha isolate Duluth1 chromosome 10, UMN_Dpol_1.0, whole genome shotgun sequence genome includes a region encoding these proteins:
- the LOC127848067 gene encoding perlucin-like protein, translating to MLLFVLFACLICCNKGVTCTNCPNGWIAHEISCYLFGHEDNLLDFTTAEQFCRQRGGHLIHVDDAQENAFIKDQLNERKPIHWWLGITDEDAEGVWRWFDDDTVAEYTDFESNDHSHPGEDCGLFASIYEFRWADIECTAHYPPLCELSARNTEVETVG from the exons ATGCTTTTGTTCGTATTATTTGCGTGTTTGATTTGCTGTAATAAAG GAGTAACATGTACGAACTGCCCAAACGGTTGGATCGCTCACGAAATTTCGTGTTACCTCTTTGGTCATGAGGACAACTTACTTGATTTCACTACTGCCGAG CAATTCTGTCGCCAGCGCGGCGGTCATCTGATTCACGTGGATGACGCGCAAGAAAACGCCTTCATAAAGGACCAGCTAAATGAACGCAAAC CTATTCATTGGTGGCTTGGCATAACTGACGAAGACGCGGAAGGGGTCTGGAGATGGTTTGACGATGACACTGTGGCTGAATATACAG ACTTTGAGTCGAATGACCATTCCCATCCAGGAGAAGACTGTGGGTTGTTTGCATCAATCTATGAGTTCAGGTGGGCTGACATTGAATGTACGGCTCACTACCCACCTCTTTGCGAACTTAG TGCACGCAACACTGAGGTCGAGACTGTTGGCTAA
- the LOC127848286 gene encoding perlucin-like protein: protein MQLVLIIALIIGIADANTLSVCPNGWIAYEGSCYLFGHEDNPMTFTAAEQYCRQHGGGHLIHVENVQENAFIKDQLRERKPIHWWLGITDEETEGIWKWFDDDSVATYTDFQPDDHETLDQDCLIFTSVYDFRWADVQCSYKCPPICEIRSEHIEPGVVG, encoded by the exons ATGCAGCTCGTGCTTATAATAGCGCTTATAATTGGCATCGCAGATG CAAACACGTTATCCGTCTGTCCTAACGGCTGGATAGCGTACGAGGGTTCCTGTTATCTTTTTGGACATGAGGATAATCCGATGACATTCACAGCGGCTGAG CAATACTGCCGTCAACATGGCGGCGGCCATCTTATACACGTGGAGAACGTTCAGGAAAATGCATTCATCAAGGACCAACTTCGTGAACGCAAAC CAATCCATTGGTGGCTGGGCATCACTGACGAAGAAACGGAAGGCATTTGGAAATGGTTTGACGACGACAGTGTCGCTACGTACACAG ACTTTCAGCCGGATGACCACGAAACTCTCGACCAAGATTGTTTGATATTTACGTCCGTATATGATTTCCGTTGGGCTGACGTGCAGTGTTCATATAAGTGTCCACCAATATGTGAAATAAG ATCGGAACACATCGAGCCAGGAGTTGTTGGTTAA